A genome region from Haloactinospora alba includes the following:
- a CDS encoding glycosyltransferase: MRVLLLTHGTRGDVQPFVALAKGLLAAGHEPRLGAPAALGPFVERCGVRFMPLDDGPNRMLDDPERLEPLLDSKSGHSRVRQTVMMLRMMREVRPAMARVLTDMASAAEGGADLVVHQAGIPGHHIAEYLGVPAVPVGLQPVWVPTRAFPNPVLPVRVPAVCNRATYWLSTLASRSFAGVVDTWRRDTLGLPRRRYRHNPLRRPDGTPATLLQAFSRHVVPPPADYPEWVHTTGFWFLDSGEDWAPPRELTEFLAAGQPPVFVGFGSMPNTDPDRVGELIVRAVRRAGLRAVLASGGGGLRVAGSTDDVLPVDQVPHDWMLPRSAAVIHAGGAGTTGAAAVAGLPQVVCPFHLEQRYWAQRMHALGAAPEPSPTRDLDADRLADTLRKAANDHVWTRGAEELAQRVRSEHGLTRAVTLLQSHAPDA, encoded by the coding sequence GTGCGAGTTCTTCTTCTCACCCACGGCACGCGTGGTGATGTCCAGCCCTTCGTCGCGCTGGCGAAGGGCCTGCTCGCCGCGGGGCACGAGCCGCGGTTAGGGGCGCCCGCGGCGCTGGGCCCCTTCGTCGAGCGGTGCGGCGTGCGCTTCATGCCGCTGGATGACGGCCCGAACAGGATGCTGGACGATCCCGAACGCCTCGAACCGCTACTCGATAGCAAGAGCGGCCACAGCCGCGTGCGGCAGACCGTGATGATGCTGCGCATGATGCGCGAGGTCAGACCGGCCATGGCCCGCGTACTGACCGACATGGCCTCCGCGGCCGAGGGCGGTGCCGATCTCGTGGTGCACCAGGCTGGTATTCCGGGCCATCATATCGCCGAATACCTGGGTGTGCCCGCGGTACCGGTCGGGCTGCAGCCGGTCTGGGTGCCCACGCGCGCGTTTCCGAACCCGGTGCTGCCGGTGCGTGTTCCGGCGGTGTGCAACCGCGCGACCTACTGGCTCAGCACCCTCGCGTCGCGTTCGTTCGCCGGTGTCGTCGATACCTGGCGGCGCGACACTCTGGGACTGCCCCGACGCCGGTACCGCCACAACCCCTTGCGGCGCCCGGACGGCACGCCGGCAACGCTGCTGCAGGCTTTCAGCCGGCACGTCGTTCCACCACCGGCCGACTACCCCGAGTGGGTGCACACCACGGGGTTCTGGTTCCTGGACAGCGGCGAGGACTGGGCACCGCCCCGCGAGCTCACCGAGTTCCTCGCGGCCGGGCAGCCGCCTGTCTTCGTCGGGTTCGGCAGCATGCCCAACACCGATCCCGACCGGGTCGGAGAGCTCATCGTCCGGGCTGTGCGGCGCGCCGGACTACGCGCGGTGCTCGCCTCCGGCGGTGGTGGCCTGCGGGTGGCGGGCAGTACCGACGACGTGCTCCCCGTCGACCAGGTCCCACACGACTGGATGCTCCCCCGGTCGGCCGCCGTCATCCACGCCGGCGGAGCGGGCACCACCGGTGCAGCTGCCGTCGCCGGGCTTCCCCAGGTCGTCTGCCCTTTCCACCTGGAACAGCGCTACTGGGCACAGCGGATGCACGCGCTCGGCGCCGCGCCCGAGCCGTCACCGACGCGGGACCTCGACGCCGACAGGTTGGCCGACACCCTCCGGAAGGCCGCGAACGACCACGTTTGGACACGAGGGGCGGAGGAACTGGCGCAACGGGTGAGATCCGAGCACGGTCTCACCCGGGCCGTCACACTTCTGCAGTCCCACGCCCCCGACGCTTGA
- a CDS encoding ArsR/SmtB family transcription factor — MRPIGEGWTELAETWLPEPDLDTLDVRVILQALVDPVRLRIVRELDVHGESTCTALDVPVKVSTVSHHMGILRESGLVSTRLVGTAKPSRLRRADLERRFPGLLDAVLNAPPPSEPASAEGSADQSAPA, encoded by the coding sequence GTGCGTCCCATCGGGGAGGGGTGGACCGAGTTGGCGGAGACCTGGCTCCCGGAGCCCGACCTGGACACCCTGGACGTCCGGGTGATCCTGCAGGCGCTGGTGGACCCGGTCCGGCTACGGATCGTGCGGGAGCTGGACGTTCACGGCGAGTCCACCTGCACCGCCCTGGACGTGCCGGTCAAGGTGTCCACGGTCTCCCACCACATGGGCATCCTGCGGGAGAGCGGCCTCGTGTCCACCCGGCTGGTGGGTACGGCCAAACCGAGCCGGCTGCGGAGGGCGGACCTCGAACGCCGTTTCCCGGGCCTGTTGGACGCCGTCCTCAACGCTCCTCCCCCGTCCGAACCGGCCTCCGCTGAGGGGTCCGCCGACCAGAGCGCACCGGCATAG
- a CDS encoding MFS transporter gives MSSEVTATAPSPGVRQRWGAQVGLLAAGTFIMGTDAFVIAGVLPGISASFDISTGQAGQLVTVFSLSYAALAPVLAALTGSWSRRRVLTTALVVFAVGNAVTALAPSYGLVLGSRVVAAGGAALYTANASATASMLAGEHQRGRALSIVMLGLTSSLILGAPLGTALGSVLDWRATMWFVTAMAVLVAPLILWRIPKLHSGGATALRRRFVPLSDRRVLAVLATTVVVFTGIYVPYTYISAVYQPATGDHGGRLAVLLLVFGTAGTAGNLMAGYLADRVGPMRVITVGTVALAAVLLGVPVLRETFATALVAVVLCGVFSFSVTTPQQHMIIALAPGERAVVTSLYQAALYFAVSLSGVVGAFGLGTNVVGARYLSVLAAVFVLAATVLTRVSVAKHTQPEAGNDGWNHGADMRSTET, from the coding sequence GTGAGTAGTGAAGTGACCGCTACGGCTCCGAGCCCCGGGGTGAGGCAGCGTTGGGGAGCACAGGTGGGGCTGTTGGCCGCCGGAACGTTCATCATGGGCACGGACGCCTTCGTGATCGCCGGTGTCCTTCCCGGGATCTCGGCGTCGTTCGACATCAGCACCGGTCAGGCGGGGCAGCTGGTTACCGTGTTCTCCCTCTCCTACGCGGCGCTCGCTCCGGTTCTGGCGGCCCTCACCGGAAGCTGGTCCCGCCGGCGGGTCCTCACCACCGCCCTGGTTGTGTTCGCCGTGGGTAACGCCGTAACAGCTCTGGCTCCCAGCTACGGCCTGGTGTTGGGGTCCCGGGTGGTCGCGGCCGGCGGGGCCGCCCTGTACACAGCGAACGCGAGTGCCACGGCCTCCATGCTCGCGGGGGAGCACCAACGCGGCCGGGCTCTCTCGATCGTCATGCTGGGGTTGACGTCCTCCCTCATCCTGGGAGCCCCGTTGGGAACCGCCCTGGGGTCGGTACTGGACTGGCGGGCGACGATGTGGTTCGTCACCGCCATGGCCGTTCTCGTGGCGCCGCTCATCCTCTGGCGGATACCGAAGCTGCACAGTGGTGGTGCCACGGCGCTACGGCGGAGGTTCGTCCCGTTGTCGGACCGGCGTGTGCTGGCCGTGTTGGCGACGACGGTGGTGGTGTTCACCGGGATCTACGTTCCCTACACCTACATCAGCGCTGTCTACCAACCTGCCACCGGGGACCACGGGGGGCGGTTGGCCGTGCTGCTTCTCGTTTTCGGCACGGCGGGAACCGCGGGGAACCTCATGGCGGGCTACCTGGCCGACCGGGTCGGGCCGATGCGGGTCATCACGGTCGGGACCGTGGCGCTTGCCGCTGTGCTCCTCGGGGTTCCGGTTCTGCGCGAAACGTTCGCCACGGCACTGGTCGCCGTGGTGCTTTGCGGAGTTTTCTCGTTCTCGGTGACGACTCCGCAGCAGCACATGATCATCGCGCTGGCTCCGGGGGAACGGGCCGTCGTCACGTCGCTCTACCAGGCGGCCCTGTACTTCGCGGTTTCCCTGTCTGGGGTCGTGGGAGCGTTCGGGCTCGGTACGAACGTGGTGGGAGCTCGCTATCTGAGCGTTCTGGCGGCCGTGTTCGTTCTCGCCGCGACTGTTCTGACCCGGGTGTCAGTGGCGAAACACACGCAACCGGAAGCAGGAAACGACGGTTGGAACCATGGTGCTGATATGAGGAGTACCGAGACATAA
- a CDS encoding carboxymuconolactone decarboxylase family protein — translation MDARLNPFGNPVMSTFLRHAASAGGAISESTLPAATQELVKLRASQINGCGFCTDMHTKEAAHAGETATRLNLVAAWREATVFTDAERAALELAEQGTRIADAAGGVTNEAWTNATKFYDENQIAALVSLIALINAFNRVNVIVRQPGGDYQPGQFG, via the coding sequence ATGGATGCTCGCTTGAACCCGTTCGGCAACCCGGTCATGTCCACGTTCCTGAGGCATGCCGCGTCGGCGGGCGGGGCGATCTCGGAGTCGACGCTGCCGGCCGCGACGCAGGAGCTGGTGAAGCTCCGCGCCAGCCAGATCAACGGCTGCGGTTTCTGCACCGACATGCACACCAAAGAGGCCGCGCACGCTGGGGAGACCGCTACGCGCCTCAACCTTGTCGCGGCGTGGCGGGAGGCCACGGTGTTCACCGACGCCGAGCGCGCTGCTCTGGAGCTGGCGGAGCAGGGCACCCGCATCGCCGACGCGGCCGGTGGTGTCACGAACGAGGCCTGGACGAACGCGACCAAGTTCTACGACGAGAACCAGATCGCCGCCCTGGTGTCTCTCATCGCCCTCATCAACGCCTTCAACCGCGTGAACGTCATCGTCCGACAGCCCGGCGGCGACTACCAGCCCGGCCAGTTCGGGTAA